One Salvelinus fontinalis isolate EN_2023a chromosome 27, ASM2944872v1, whole genome shotgun sequence genomic region harbors:
- the enpp5 gene encoding ectonucleotide pyrophosphatase/phosphodiesterase family member 5: protein MMLCSVMLGCSPRRGGGCYLGWLLTLTLTLPLASLQMDHHGHQGHPLHPHHQATRGARPKLLLLSFDGFRWDYVDRVPTPNFHALMEEGSIVEQVENAYITKTFPDHYTLVTGLHAETHGIVGNEMYDPDLNASFSMETQSAYEPRWWAGAEPLWVTNQKQGGRSGGVMWPGSDVEIGGAYPSRYLPYNASLSFERRVETMVAWLMGEGPEEGVRSVQGGVDFGVLYWEEPDESGHNLGPENPLMDAVIADIDDKLGFLRNELRKKGLYESVNLIVTSDHGMTQLSKDKVIELDQYLDRELYTWVDKSPVVGILPREGKLEEVYSALVEANPNMVVYRREQIPERLHYRHNNRIMPIIIEAKEGWTITQNRTTGPHMLGNHGYDNTLPSMHPVLVARGPAFRQDYVKSSMRSVDLYPLMCHILSVRPCPNNGSLARVMDLLSEPSPPTHSTPLDGRYQPSFATALGVVLGVVMVTGFLVVIVKQMTIRQLPSRQREMAQPLLLGELQL, encoded by the exons ATGATGTTGTGTAGCGTAATGCTGGGTTGCAGCCCACGAAGAGGAGGAGGCTGCTATCTGGGATGGCttctgaccttaaccctgaccctgcctCTGGCCTCCCTACAGATGGACCACCATGGACACCAAG GCCACCCCCTCCATCCTCACCACCAGGCCACCAGAGGGGCTCGCCCCAAGCTACTGCTGCTGTCCTTCGACGGATTCCGCTGGGACTACGTGGACCGTGTCCCCACCCCTAACTTCCACGCCCTGATGGAGGAAGGGTCAATAGTTGAGCAGGTTGAGAACGCCTACATCACCAAAACCTTCCCTGACCACTACACCCTGGTCACCGGGCTGCATGCCGAGACGCATGGCATCGTGGGTAACGAGATGTACGACCCAGACCTTAACGCCTCCTTCTCCATGGAGACGCAGAGCGCCTACGAGCCACGCTGGTGGGCTGGGGCAGAGCCTCTGTGGGTGACCAATCAGAAGCAGGGTGGGCGGAGCGGCGGGGTGATGTGGCCGGGGTCGGACGTGGAGATCGGGGGGGCGTACCCGTCACGCTACCTTCCGTACAACGCGTCACTGAGCTTCGAGAGGCGCGTGGAGACGATGGTAGCCTGGCTGATGGGGGAGGGGCCAGAGGAGGGGGTTCGGTCTGTGCAGGGGGGTGTGGACTTTGGCGTGTTATACTGGGAGGAGCCTGATGAGAGCGGTCACAACCTGGGCCCAGAGAACCCTCTAATGGACGCAGTCATTGCTGACATAGACGACAAGCTGGGCTTCCTCCGCAATGAGCTGCGCAAGAAGG GTCTGTACGAAAGTGTGAACCTGATTGTAACCAGTGATCATGGCATGACCCAGCTGTCCAAAGACAAGGTGATTGAGCTGGACCAATACCTGGACAGAGAACTCTACACCTGGGTGGACAAGAGCCCTGTGGTGGGGATACTACCTAGAGAAG gtaagttagaggaggtgtaCAGTGCGCTGGTGGAGGCCAATCCCAACATGGTGGTGTACAGGAGGGAGCAGATCCCCGAGCGTCTCCACTACCGTCACAACAACAGGATCATGCCCATAATTATCGAGGCCAAGGAGGGCTGGACCATCACCCAGAACAGAACCACTGGACCACACATGT TGGGTAACCACGGCTACGACAACACCCTACCCAGCATGCATCCTGTCTTGGTGGCGCGTGGCCCCGCCTTCCGTCAGGACTACGTGAAGAGTTCCATGCGTTCCGTTGACCTCTACCCCCTCATGTGTCACATCCTGTCTGTTCGGCCCTGCCCCAACAATGGTTCTCTAGCCCGGGTTATGGATCTCCTCTCCGAGccctccccccccacacactccaCCCCCCTGGACGGCAGATACCAGCCTTCCTTCGCCACCGCCCTGGGCGTGGTCCTGGGGGTTGTCATGGTGACAGGGTTCCTGGTGGTTATCGTCAAACAGATGACGATCCGACAACTAcccagcaggcagagagagatggcccAGCCGCTATTACTTGGAGAACTACAGctttag